The genomic interval CCACCATGAGCCCGCAAATGATCTGGGGGCTCCAGGGACTGGCTTCCCTGGGGAGTCCTCAAAGACCCCATACTGCAGGGCTGGCCTGTCTCAGTTTCTACTATAGCTTCCGTGACAATCCAAGCCCAATCCATGACTTCAAGTGAACCCACCAATCCACTCCAGCCCTCCTTCAGCCTGAAGCCAACCTGCTCTGTAAACCAGCAGGACTTTGATGCTAAATGCCATCCTGCCATCCTTTGAATGACCCTGAGCCAATCCCCTGAAACTTGAAATCCAAAGCCAATTCTGAATTCAGTTACCTAAAATCTGATCCCAATGTGAAAACTCCACCTTCCTTAGAGTCAAGCCCCAATACCTTACTCCAACTCTAGTTACAAACCAGATATGACCTTATGTTTAGATCTGCCTCTGATTCCAACCATCCCCTAGACTTGACCTCTATGATATGTCCTTTTCCTCTGGCCCCAGCCCTGGGTCTCAGCATACTCATCTACAAATACCTGCCCAGCTCCACACCAATTCTAGCCTCTACTCAGTTCTCTCCTTAAACCTATCCTCAGTCTCAAACTTTACTCCAGTCTTAAGGCTGTATGGAACCCTGACcttatccttttattttatttatttatttatttatttattttttgaggcagagtctcattatgtcaccctcggtagagtactatggtgtcacagctcacggcaacctcaaactcttgggcttacacaattctcttgcctcagcctcccgagtagctgggactataggcacctgccacaacacctggctattttttttgttgcagttgccactgttgtttagctggcccaggccaggatcaaacccgccagccttggtgtatgtggccagcactgtaaccactgtgctatgagtgccaagccacTGACCTTATCCTTAAAACAGCCCTAAGCTCATCAGTTACCCTGAACCCACCTtaacccacctccacccccaatATCAGCATTCACACTAACTTCTACTCTAGATCCAGCCCTGACCCTCACCCCAAACCATATACCTCCCCAACATAACATAGGCCAACCCAATCCTTCAGCTCAACTATATCTCACCTCCAACCCAACTCAACCCTCAACTAGTTACACTAGCCCAATCCAACCTCCACTCCTAACCCACCATCAATACCAATCTGAATGCTAATGGGATCTGAAATTCACCCTTGTTCCCAAATCTCTAACCATCTCTAGAGCCACCAACAACCTCAACTTACCTGAGCCTCAATTCCAAGTTCAATGCCTCAACTCAATGTAATCCCAAAGTGACTGAGATCTGAGGTTCATCCTTCACCCAATCCTACACCCAATGATCACCTTACACGTGGTGCCTGACTCAATTTGTGACCTTTTCTCACAATCCAAATTCAACCCCATTTCTGAGGTCAATGGGATCCTAAATGGAACCTTAACCCAAACCAACTCTGACATAGCGGTGACCAAAAACTCATCTCAGCTCAACTTAAACACAAATTCAGTGTCCACACCAACTTTTCCTCTAGAAAAGGAATCCTCATATTACTCCCCACTCTAACCCACCTCCCTTCCATTCTGTAACTCAACTCAAATACAGAGTCTTAACCCTGATCTGAACCCCAATCCTAATCCCAACCTTAAATGAGCCCCTGTATGCTAATGCTAAATCAGTTTGAGGCCCACTAGCATCTTCTAAACTCAATCTCAGCCTCAATTCTTAACCATTTCTcaagctgggcgtggtgactcatgcctctaatcttagcactctgggagttgaggcaggtggattgcttgaactcaggattttgaggccagcctgagcaagagtgagactccgtctctactaaaaatagaaaaactagccaggcattgtggcaggtgcctgtagtcccagctacttggaaggctgaggcaagaggagttcttgagcccaagagtttgaggttgctgtgagctatgatgatgccgcagcactctacccagggcaaaggagtgagactctgtctctaaataaataaataaatcctacaTTCATACATAACCACAATGCAAAGCCCAACTATAGACTCAATAGCCACCAGTGAGTCATCCTAGCCTCAGTTCTAAATTCACCTCTCAAAAGCACGTTCTGCGCCGTTTCTGGGCCCATGGGGGCCAGCACAGACCTTTGGGAGCACCGTTTGGGTGCAGACCTGGTATAGTCTCCTGTCTGGACAGTGAGAAGGGAACAATGCAGAAGGACACTGGCCCTCTACTGCCTTTGCATTGGTTTGGCTTTGGCCACGCAGCACTGGTTGCTTCTGGTAGGATCATTGGTTATGCAAAAGCAGGTAGTGTGCTGTCCCTGGCTGCAGGGCTTCCCTTCAggggttagcaggcctgggtgctTCTCAGCTGTCTCAGGATCCGAGGAACATTTAGGTTTTCCAAGCTACATCTGAGACCTGGCATTATGGGAATGAGATTCTACCACTCTGGAAAATTTATGCCTGCAGGTTTAATTGCAGGTGTCTGTTTGCTGATGGTTGCAAAGTTGGAATTAGTATGTTGAACAGACCTCATCAGTATTGATCATGTCCTAGCTTAGACTCATGAAGAATTGAAAATCTTTAAGCTTCTTCTATTTTCAGTGTATTAAGAGAGAAAAGTGCAACATTTCTATGTACTCTGacattctacttaaaaaaaaaaaagacgctgAACTTGATGGGGATATCAGTCATTAGGGTTATAACCTTACAGAGGTGCCATATGTATAACACAAGATACACTCAGACAGTTTGATTCTTATATTGATGTTATATCTTCTTTCTGTACCTACGAGTAAAATTTCAAGGGGTAAAATTTTAGGTGTCAACCTTGGGGGCCTGAAACTTCATGCCCTTCTCAGGGGAACAGAATGGAAAAGATCTCTTATGAGATTTAGGCTCTCTGTTCGTTTGTTTATCTTAGAGCACAGATCTACTTTGAAATTCTATTAAATGAAATACGTAATATCCATGAAAATAAAGTttactataaatattaaaaaaataaataaatgcacccCTCAATGCCTCAACGCAACCCAATCCCAAAGCAGCAGGAAATTCTAGATTCCCTCCTTCATGCAGTCTGTATGGACTGGACCCTGATTCTAAATGCCGTCCCTGGAACAACCCTGAACCAATCCCTTGAAACCTGAAATCCAAAGCCAATTCTGAACTCAAAAATCAGATAACATCTGACCCCAACAGTTTAACTGCAGTCTTAACACTACTTCCATCCCAATCTCTGTGCTCATGTCTTTCCAGATCCTAATGTTGCTGAATGTCTCAAGGGAGTCCTAGCTTACCCAATCTAGACCAGGGAGCCAAACTCAAACCTAACTCCAAACTCAAGTTTaatgtcaccaccaccaccaatttGGTGTCTGGACCCACCTCCAATGTAATCTCCTTCTGGGACCTGCCAGCTTACCTTGGCTTTGATGCAGGTGTCCAGGGCTGTGTTGCTGACGGCCAGTTGCATCTTGAGGTGTTCtacctctctcttcttctcctccAGCTCCTTGGCCATGTTGTCCCGCTCCTTCCTCAGCGTGGCCTTCTCCTCCAGCGCCAGCTGTGTCTGCCGGGCACATTCAGCCTGGAGCTTGGCCTCCCGGGCCTGAGCCTCTTTCTCCACCTTCTcttttgcctcctgagtagcccgCAGGCTCTGCTCAGCTTGCAGCTTCTGGCGTTGGAGGTCCGAGTTCTCACGGGCCACATTCTCAATGCCTGCCTTGAGGCTCCGGGCCAGATCCTCTACCTTGGTGCTCATGAGGCTGGGCAGCTGATTGCACATTCTCTGGATGGAGAGTATGTCAGAGCCCAGGGGATGGTAGACACCATAGCTCAGCGAGTCCAGGGTGCGGGGGATAATTGAGTCCCTCCACAGGTTGCGCAGATCATTCTCAAACTTGTCCTTGTCCAGCTGGTAGCAGAGCGATTGCACCTTTTGCAGCCGGTCCTCGGCCAGCTGTCGCTCTTGCTGGTGCTGTTCCCGGGCTTTCGTACACTGGGCCAGCTGTTCTTCCACCATGTTCTTGCTCAGCAACAAGCCTTCCTTATCCTTGGTGCATACCACCTTCTCCTTGACCAGCTCCACCTCCAGCGTCTTGGCCTTCTCGCCCAATCTGAGGAGCAATGCTAAGGAAGAGACCCAGAAAGATTAGCGGCTGAGAACACTGCGCAGAGTCCACCACACTTGCTTCTTGTAACCTTAGCACTCACCTTCGCAACTCTGGTTCATCTCCTTGAGTTGATCTTGGCATAGCTTCTCACTCACGATGATAGCAGCTACGTATCGCTCATTATTTGTGTGGATGACCTGCTCGGATTCGATGACAGGGAACACAACACAGGACAGAGCTCAGTATCTAGCCCTCCCTGGGGCTGCCTAGACCCAGATCAGGCACCCCGGTGGCCTGGGCAATTTGAGTTTACAAGGGcatggctcctttttttttttgtagagacagtctcactttattgccctcggtagagtgccgtggcgtcacagctcactgcaacctccagttcctggacttaggcgattctcctgcctcagcctcccgagtagctgggactacaggctcctgccacaacgcccagctatttttttgttgcagtttggccagggccgggtttgaacccgccaccctcggtatatggggccagcgccctgctcactgagccacaggcgccgcccaagggcaTGGCTCCTTTTATAGGAGATGTTGGTCTGAtcttcaaaagtttttttttttttgtagagacagagtctcactttatggcccttggtagagtgccgtggcctcacacagctcacagcaacctccaactcctgggtttaagcgattctcttgcctcagcctcccgagtagctgggactacaggcgcccaccacaacgcccagctattttttggttgcagtttggccggggccgggtttgaacccgccacccttggtatatggggccggcgccttactgactgagccacaggcgcctccctgatcttcaaaagttttttttatgattcctactgttcagaaaaaaaaggaacacagtATAGATACatgctacagcatggatgaactCTGAAAATATTGCACTCCCGTGTATGGTCAACTGATTTTGACAAGGGTGTTGTTATGAGTTCAGTTGTGCTCAGCACCAATCCATACCTTAAGGTAcctccagtacctcagaatgtcaCTGTATTTggagttgggatttttttttttttgctttgtttttgttttgagacagggcttCCTCTGTCGCTTGGTCTAGAGCGCAGTGGCATTattgtagctcactacaacctcctgggctcaagtgatcctcctgcctcaactcccgaatagctgggactatagatgagGCATGCCACAGCGCtctgctaattttctattttttgtaggatggagtcttgctatgttgcctaggctgatcttgaactcttggcctgaagcaatcctcttagCTCAgactcctgaagtgctaggattacagcttcGAACTACTCACTGCTCTGAGGTCAGGAGGTCGGGTCTTTATAGAGATAATTAAGTTGAGGTCCTTAGTGTAAGCCCTAATCCAATACTactgattttattataaaaaaggggaatttggacacagacgcacacagagggaagactatatgaagacacagggagaattTGGCAATTTACAAGCTAAGGAGAAAGGCCTTTCCTCACATAACCCAGCCAAagccttgatctcagacttcagaCTTCCAGATCTGTGAGAAAATAACTGCCTGCTTttgaagccacccagtctgtggtacttggTTATGACAgtcctagaaaactaatacagatgCTAAGACCATCCcatggggaaagaatagtctttttttttttttttttgtagagacagagtctcactttatggccctcggtagagtgccgtggcatcacacagctcacagcaacctccaactcctgggcttaagcgattctcttgcctcagcctcccgtgtagctgggactacaggcgcccgccacaacgcccggctattttttggttgcagttcagctggggccgggtttgaacccaccaccctcggtatatggggctggcaccttaccgactaagccacaggcatcgcccaagaatagtctttttaacaaatggtgctggaacaactggacatccaTCATTCAAAGAGATGGTGTTagacccctacctcacaccatgtATACAAAGTAACTAAATATCAATCAAAGACATAAGTGTCagagctaaaaatataaaactatttagaagaaaacataggtgtTAAGGATTTGTGACCTTGGATTTGTTAATAGTTTCTTTGACatcaaaagtataagcaacaggccaggcatggtggctaatgcctgtactcctagcactctgggaggccaaagtgggtggatttcctgagctcacaagttcaagaccagcctaagcaagagcaagaccctgtctctaaaaacaaaaaacaaacaaacaaaaaaaaaaacaaaaatagcctgcTCTTGTGgagggcaactgtagtcccagctactagggaggctgagctgagagaatagcttgagtgcaagagtttgaggttgctgtgagctgtgaaagaaagaataagaaaagaaaaaataaattggacttcatcaaaattaaaaacttctgtgcttTAAAAGACACTAGtaataaagtgaaaagacaacacaTAAATTggagacaatatttgcaaatcaGATATCTGATAAGGAggtaatatccagaatatattttaaactctTACAATTCAGGCTGGGTGCACTGTCTCacgcctatactcctagcactctgggaggccgagtcaggtagattgcctgagctcaggaatttgggaccatcctgagcaagaatgagacccccatctctactaaaaatagaaaaactagctgggtattgtggcaggtgctggtagtcccagctactcatgaagctgaggcaggaggatcacttgaacctaagagtttgaggtaggtGTGAGCTATAACCCTTTGgctctctacccagagtgactgtctcataaaaaataaaaaaacaacaacaaaagactctTACAAATCAATGACAAAAAACATAAcccttagctgggtgtggtggcacacacacttctagtcctaactacttggaggctgaggcagagggatcacttgagcccagaagttcaaggcttcagtgagctgtgagtacaccactgcattctactccAACCCCggcaacagcaagatcctgtctcaaaaaaataaaaagagccccACAAACCCTCAAA from Nycticebus coucang isolate mNycCou1 chromosome 3, mNycCou1.pri, whole genome shotgun sequence carries:
- the PLVAP gene encoding plasmalemma vesicle-associated protein; the encoded protein is MLPQGQGQGGSVVITRSPRFLLARKEPGRGSIKRSNINTAPCAAGPRAGQALSKRGQHTGRRPWEQTGLAMDRGGAYSRAGGSPRGCWYYLRYFFLFVSLIQFLIILGLVLFMVYGNVHVSTESNLQATERRAGGLYSQVVGLMASQTNLSKELNLTSRAKDSIMQMLLSARRDLDRINASFRQCQSERVIHTNNERYVAAIIVSEKLCQDQLKEMNQSCEALLLRLGEKAKTLEVELVKEKVVCTKDKEGLLLSKNMVEEQLAQCTKAREQHQQERQLAEDRLQKVQSLCYQLDKDKFENDLRNLWRDSIIPRTLDSLSYGVYHPLGSDILSIQRMCNQLPSLMSTKVEDLARSLKAGIENVARENSDLQRQKLQAEQSLRATQEAKEKVEKEAQAREAKLQAECARQTQLALEEKATLRKERDNMAKELEEKKREVEHLKMQLAVSNTALDTCIKAKSQPIPLPRPVGPAPNPPPIDPASLEEFKKRILESQRTPIGNPAAPSSG